A single window of Pseudarthrobacter psychrotolerans DNA harbors:
- the fahA gene encoding fumarylacetoacetase, giving the protein MTTAAEAYSRPGFGTENLPYGSFSTPNSDRRALGVRLGERVVDLAGLASAPGLPAPSNAARAAIDAPNLDALLAAGHTVWTDTRAWILEVLAAQGSGEAVAAVSHVLADVTLHLPFTVADYVDGYASEHHAANIGKMFRPDQPPLLPNWKHLPVGYHGRSGTIGVSGMPIRRPKGLRPEPGGSPSFGPSRRLDIEAELGFVLGGAAPEGEIALVDAPDHLFGVVILNDWSARDIQNYEYVPLGPYLGKSFASSISPWVVPVDALKAGRVSAPNRDTGLEAYLDDTGLPPWGLDVTLEVLVDGVPVSYPPAKGLYWTAPQMIAHMTVNGAALRPGDFIGSGTISGPEPTQRGSFMELSWGGAEPFALPDGRTMSFLEDGQSIVIRATAPAADGGTIDFGEVEGTILPATLRPR; this is encoded by the coding sequence ATGACGACAGCAGCGGAGGCCTACTCGAGGCCCGGCTTCGGCACGGAAAACCTGCCCTACGGCTCCTTCTCGACGCCGAACTCAGACCGGCGTGCGCTCGGCGTGCGCCTCGGCGAGAGGGTCGTGGATCTGGCCGGACTCGCATCCGCGCCCGGGCTTCCGGCACCGTCGAACGCCGCCCGGGCAGCCATTGACGCGCCGAACCTCGACGCGCTCCTGGCCGCTGGCCACACGGTGTGGACCGACACCCGCGCCTGGATCCTGGAAGTCCTCGCAGCCCAGGGCTCCGGCGAAGCCGTCGCGGCCGTCTCGCACGTGCTCGCCGATGTGACGCTGCACCTGCCGTTCACCGTCGCGGACTACGTCGACGGCTACGCATCCGAACACCACGCGGCAAACATAGGCAAGATGTTCCGCCCCGACCAGCCGCCACTGCTGCCCAACTGGAAGCACCTCCCCGTCGGCTACCATGGGCGCTCCGGGACCATCGGAGTGTCCGGGATGCCCATCCGGCGGCCCAAGGGGCTCCGCCCGGAGCCCGGCGGCAGTCCGAGCTTCGGCCCGTCACGCCGCCTCGACATCGAGGCGGAGCTGGGCTTCGTACTCGGTGGCGCCGCACCCGAAGGGGAAATCGCGCTCGTCGACGCACCAGATCATCTCTTCGGCGTCGTAATCCTCAATGACTGGTCCGCACGCGACATCCAGAACTACGAGTACGTCCCACTCGGCCCCTACCTCGGCAAGTCCTTCGCGAGCTCAATCTCTCCTTGGGTCGTCCCAGTGGACGCCCTAAAAGCGGGACGTGTCTCAGCGCCGAACAGGGACACCGGGCTCGAAGCGTACCTGGATGACACCGGCCTTCCGCCGTGGGGCCTGGACGTCACCCTCGAGGTGCTTGTGGACGGGGTCCCCGTCTCGTACCCGCCCGCGAAGGGCCTGTACTGGACCGCGCCGCAGATGATCGCACACATGACGGTCAACGGTGCGGCCCTCCGCCCGGGCGACTTCATCGGCTCCGGAACGATCTCGGGACCGGAGCCCACCCAGCGCGGGTCGTTCATGGAGCTCTCCTGGGGCGGAGCCGAGCCCTTCGCGCTGCCCGACGGCCGCACGATGTCCTTCCTCGAAGACGGCCAGTCGATCGTGATCCGGGCGACCGCGCCAGCAGCCGACGGCGGCACGATCGACTTCGGTGAGGTCGAAGGAACGATTCTGCCAGCGACGCTCCGGCCCAGGTGA
- a CDS encoding helix-turn-helix domain-containing protein, producing MPERLTGRGAIKIVRRPADAVESVDNALQLLTMLREGTVRVSDAAQRLGVAPSTAHRLLATLAYQGFALHDESRRYMAGPALLGQSSPDELLPVTGAAMRHLQNAAVRTGETISLGVRTGAQMRLVWTVESRRLVRVGDRSGTILPARLSSGGQALLASLDGGTVNRLYSGHSGRIAGDQLGPLELASLLSELMAVRSRGYARNIGLTEPDIAAIGMAVPDAGRPAWLSVSAAAPIARAAALESPESLAALRDCCSAVAADLAEIGQVGD from the coding sequence GTGCCCGAAAGGCTTACAGGACGCGGGGCCATCAAGATCGTCAGGCGCCCCGCCGACGCTGTGGAATCGGTGGACAACGCCCTGCAACTCCTCACCATGCTCAGGGAGGGCACAGTCCGGGTGAGCGACGCCGCGCAACGGCTCGGCGTCGCTCCCTCCACGGCACACCGGCTGCTCGCCACGCTCGCTTACCAGGGCTTCGCCCTCCACGATGAGTCACGCCGCTACATGGCAGGCCCCGCACTGCTCGGCCAGAGCAGCCCCGATGAGCTACTTCCCGTCACGGGCGCAGCGATGCGTCACCTCCAAAACGCCGCGGTCCGGACCGGGGAGACGATCTCGCTCGGAGTCCGGACGGGAGCTCAGATGCGACTCGTGTGGACCGTCGAGTCGCGCCGGCTCGTCCGGGTCGGTGACCGCTCCGGGACGATTCTCCCGGCGCGCCTGTCTTCAGGCGGGCAGGCACTGCTCGCCTCTCTGGACGGCGGGACGGTCAACCGCCTCTACAGCGGGCACTCGGGCCGGATTGCCGGGGACCAGCTCGGTCCCTTGGAGCTCGCCTCATTGCTTTCCGAGCTCATGGCCGTGCGCTCCCGGGGCTACGCACGAAACATCGGCCTCACCGAACCGGACATCGCGGCCATCGGCATGGCGGTTCCCGACGCTGGCCGCCCCGCGTGGCTCAGCGTCTCCGCGGCCGCGCCAATCGCGCGCGCCGCTGCCCTCGAGAGCCCTGAATCGTTAGCCGCGCTCCGCGACTGCTGCTCGGCCGTTGCCGCCGACCTCGCCGAAATAGGCCAGGTCGGCGACTGA
- a CDS encoding aldehyde dehydrogenase family protein — protein MTSTPALHFIDGGLVGSEREGESLSPATGEVLGTFADADGAEGQHAIDAALKAFHATPWSTDRHLRHKVLNQMADAFEARMEEFVQLLARENGKILNEARFELALTIPKLRYYAALALTEDGRAAEVTPGLHLRSIPEAAGVAGVIVPWNSPVVLSVRSFAPALAAGCTVVMKLPAQTALVNGLIHEVLASVPELPAGVINSVTESGSDVAMLLVSSPDVDVISYTGSTKVGRQIMAAAASRLKRVSLELGGKTPMIVFADADLDAVVPTLTAAVTTFAGQFCMTGSRILVEAPVADELRRRMRGSLAAVKVGPGDDPESQIGPMIDAANARRVDEAVEAATSYSTVLVRGGRPHGQDSAFYAPSLLEVDRVDVPIVQEEVFGPVATFEIFETEEEAIAKANATEYGLAASIWTRDIDRPLRVGRRLKAGTVWTNTWAVVADQFEEGGFKQSGLGRLNGTGGLAEFQEVKTYAQSIG, from the coding sequence ATGACGTCCACCCCTGCGCTCCATTTCATCGATGGCGGGCTCGTCGGCTCGGAACGCGAAGGCGAGTCCCTGAGCCCTGCCACGGGCGAGGTACTCGGAACGTTTGCCGACGCTGACGGGGCCGAGGGCCAGCACGCTATCGACGCGGCGCTCAAGGCGTTCCACGCAACACCGTGGAGCACGGACCGCCACCTGCGCCACAAAGTCCTCAACCAGATGGCTGACGCCTTCGAGGCCCGCATGGAAGAGTTCGTCCAGCTTCTGGCCCGTGAGAACGGCAAGATCCTCAACGAAGCCCGGTTCGAGCTCGCGCTGACGATCCCGAAGCTGCGGTACTACGCGGCCCTGGCCCTGACCGAGGACGGGCGCGCTGCCGAGGTCACCCCCGGCCTGCACCTTCGGAGCATCCCCGAAGCGGCCGGCGTTGCCGGAGTCATCGTGCCATGGAATTCCCCCGTGGTCCTCTCCGTCCGGTCGTTCGCCCCGGCACTGGCCGCCGGCTGCACCGTCGTCATGAAGCTTCCCGCACAGACAGCACTCGTTAACGGGCTCATCCATGAGGTCCTAGCCTCGGTCCCGGAACTCCCGGCCGGCGTCATCAACTCCGTCACCGAGTCCGGTTCAGATGTCGCGATGCTCCTTGTGTCCTCACCCGACGTCGACGTCATCTCCTACACGGGCAGCACCAAGGTTGGCCGTCAGATCATGGCCGCAGCCGCCTCGCGCCTGAAGCGCGTCTCGCTGGAGCTCGGCGGAAAGACCCCGATGATCGTGTTCGCCGACGCCGACCTCGACGCCGTGGTGCCGACCCTTACAGCGGCAGTGACGACGTTCGCGGGCCAGTTCTGCATGACGGGCAGCCGCATTCTCGTCGAGGCGCCCGTCGCGGACGAGCTGCGTCGCCGCATGCGCGGGTCCCTCGCCGCGGTCAAAGTCGGACCAGGTGACGACCCGGAGAGCCAGATCGGCCCCATGATTGATGCTGCCAACGCCCGCAGGGTCGACGAAGCGGTTGAGGCCGCGACCTCATACTCCACAGTCCTGGTCAGGGGAGGCCGCCCGCACGGGCAGGACAGCGCATTCTATGCACCCTCACTTCTCGAGGTTGACCGCGTCGACGTGCCGATCGTGCAGGAGGAGGTCTTCGGTCCCGTAGCAACCTTCGAAATTTTTGAGACCGAAGAGGAGGCCATCGCTAAAGCCAACGCGACCGAGTACGGCCTCGCGGCCTCCATCTGGACCCGCGACATCGACCGCCCGCTTCGCGTCGGCCGGCGCCTCAAGGCCGGAACGGTGTGGACCAACACCTGGGCCGTCGTCGCCGACCAGTTCGAGGAGGGCGGCTTCAAGCAAAGCGGTCTCGGGCGCCTCAACGGAACGGGCGGGCTCGCAGAATTCCAGGAAGTCAAGACCTATGCCCAAAGCATCGGCTGA
- a CDS encoding aromatic acid/H+ symport family MFS transporter — protein sequence MNLSTGATTRSETTSAAASRVSIIVTAICWGMVVLEGYDLISFGSVLPVLINTPDSGYNPANAGIVASMAFVGATIGALSSGWLSDRYGRRAVAIGCLGWFSVFTMMCGFADGPFWLGLLRLLAGIGIGGIVPATSALTLEYASKKHRTLAYTLMLSGVPIGGVLAAISGLTVIPTLGWRWVFFIAIVPALIVLPFILSKLPESLTFLEHTGQFARAEALRAKLGLEPAAAAPADAHKAHDTVPATARSGGIFSRGYLAASLMFAAATFFGLLTWFGLGTWLPGIMRATGYDLGNSLVFLLVLNIGAIIGSIFIAVATDRFGNKKILVPTYMVMAIALVILTIKMPQPPLLLAMAIAGVGGHGGQILINRFVSRSYGARHRASALGWSLGAGRLGTIVGPIVIGYIVAGGKAGLGFAFFAACAVAAALLLWFTPATPAFKAEEE from the coding sequence ATGAACCTGTCCACCGGCGCGACCACGCGCTCTGAAACCACAAGCGCAGCGGCCTCACGAGTCTCCATCATCGTCACCGCGATCTGCTGGGGCATGGTAGTTCTCGAGGGCTACGACCTCATCTCCTTCGGCAGCGTGCTGCCTGTCCTCATCAACACCCCGGATAGCGGCTACAACCCGGCCAACGCAGGCATCGTCGCGTCCATGGCCTTCGTCGGGGCCACAATCGGCGCCCTCAGCTCGGGTTGGCTCTCTGACCGGTACGGCCGCCGCGCCGTAGCGATCGGCTGCCTCGGATGGTTCTCGGTCTTCACCATGATGTGCGGCTTCGCGGACGGCCCGTTCTGGCTCGGCCTCCTGCGCCTCCTGGCCGGTATTGGCATCGGCGGCATCGTACCTGCAACGTCGGCGCTCACACTTGAGTACGCATCCAAAAAGCACCGCACCCTCGCCTACACACTGATGCTCTCCGGCGTCCCGATCGGCGGCGTCCTCGCAGCCATCTCGGGCCTTACCGTCATCCCGACCCTGGGCTGGCGCTGGGTGTTCTTCATCGCGATCGTCCCGGCCCTCATCGTGCTCCCGTTCATCCTGTCCAAGCTGCCCGAATCACTCACGTTCCTCGAGCACACCGGCCAGTTCGCCCGCGCCGAGGCCCTGCGCGCAAAGCTAGGCCTGGAGCCGGCCGCCGCCGCACCGGCGGACGCACACAAGGCGCACGACACCGTTCCCGCCACGGCCCGCTCCGGCGGCATCTTCAGTCGGGGCTACCTTGCGGCATCTCTCATGTTCGCCGCCGCGACCTTCTTCGGCCTCCTGACCTGGTTCGGCCTCGGCACCTGGCTGCCCGGCATCATGCGGGCAACAGGCTATGATCTGGGCAACTCTCTGGTGTTCCTGCTCGTGCTCAACATAGGCGCGATCATCGGCTCGATCTTTATCGCCGTCGCAACGGACCGCTTTGGCAATAAAAAGATCCTCGTCCCCACCTATATGGTCATGGCCATCGCCCTCGTGATCCTGACGATCAAAATGCCGCAGCCACCGCTCCTCCTGGCCATGGCCATCGCCGGCGTCGGTGGCCACGGCGGCCAGATCCTCATCAACCGATTCGTGTCCCGGTCCTACGGCGCCCGCCACCGGGCAAGCGCCCTCGGCTGGAGCCTCGGTGCCGGCCGCCTCGGCACCATCGTCGGCCCAATCGTCATCGGCTACATCGTGGCCGGCGGAAAGGCCGGACTCGGCTTCGCATTCTTCGCAGCCTGCGCCGTCGCCGCCGCCCTCTTGCTCTGGTTCACGCCCGCGACGCCCGCATTCAAAGCAGAGGAGGAGTGA
- a CDS encoding alpha-hydroxy acid oxidase, producing MGDILTLDDLRLVAKRRLPRMVFDFIDGGAEDERTLRANREAFERRTFEPRLLSTAAERDQSVTVLGERLATPVLLAPTGLSRLAGPGGETAAAKAAQKRGTVSVISSASSVAVGEVGRSVERPQWFQLYPWGDWELTSALMDRAKAAGVTTLVLTLDVPVTGARERDYRNGMTIPVRINPRTAFDVLSHPAWALKVLTGKRITMANLVGLREGHGSSAASLAQLNLSLLNPSYSWDDVRRVRDYWAGRLVLKGIMGAADARRSVDAGADGVIVSNHGGRQADAIPASLDVLADVAAEIGTEAEILFDGGIRRGTDVVMALALGARAVLVGRPWMYGLAAGGQSGVEKMFDILSTEIDRTLALVGARSIADLDASFVRNRPGTFVSEAAR from the coding sequence ATGGGAGACATCCTCACCCTCGACGATCTCCGACTGGTCGCCAAGCGCCGCCTTCCCCGCATGGTTTTTGACTTCATTGACGGCGGCGCTGAGGACGAGCGGACCCTGCGGGCCAACAGGGAGGCCTTCGAACGCAGGACCTTCGAACCGAGACTCCTGTCCACGGCAGCCGAGCGAGACCAGTCCGTGACCGTGCTCGGCGAACGCCTGGCCACACCCGTCCTGCTCGCACCGACGGGCCTCTCCCGGCTCGCCGGCCCCGGCGGCGAGACCGCGGCCGCGAAGGCCGCGCAGAAAAGGGGAACTGTTTCAGTGATCAGCTCGGCCTCGAGCGTCGCGGTCGGCGAAGTGGGTCGTTCGGTCGAACGACCGCAGTGGTTCCAGCTCTACCCATGGGGCGACTGGGAACTCACCTCAGCGCTCATGGACCGGGCCAAGGCCGCGGGCGTCACCACGCTCGTGCTCACCCTCGACGTGCCGGTGACCGGCGCCCGGGAGCGGGACTACCGAAACGGCATGACCATCCCCGTCCGTATCAACCCCCGCACAGCCTTTGACGTCCTCTCACACCCGGCCTGGGCCCTTAAAGTCCTGACAGGCAAGCGCATCACGATGGCTAACCTCGTGGGACTGCGTGAGGGCCACGGATCCTCCGCAGCCTCCCTCGCCCAGCTGAACCTCTCACTCCTGAACCCCAGCTACTCGTGGGACGACGTGCGCCGCGTCCGGGACTACTGGGCCGGTCGCCTCGTTCTCAAGGGCATCATGGGCGCCGCTGACGCCCGCCGATCCGTCGACGCGGGCGCAGACGGCGTCATCGTATCGAACCACGGCGGACGGCAGGCGGACGCCATCCCGGCCTCGCTCGACGTCCTCGCGGACGTCGCAGCCGAGATCGGCACCGAGGCCGAGATCCTTTTCGATGGCGGCATCCGCCGCGGCACGGACGTGGTCATGGCCCTCGCGCTCGGCGCCCGCGCAGTCCTCGTGGGACGCCCGTGGATGTACGGCCTCGCGGCCGGCGGCCAAAGCGGCGTCGAGAAGATGTTCGACATCCTCAGCACGGAGATCGACCGCACCCTGGCACTCGTGGGCGCCCGGTCAATCGCGGACCTCGACGCCTCGTTCGTCCGCAACCGCCCC